A genomic window from Micromonospora ferruginea includes:
- a CDS encoding CDP-glycerol glycerophosphotransferase family protein encodes MRGDLVRKLIARVLASGLAVLAFLVVALTGATAAGLALAVAALAATAWERRVRPSADGLVETVLVAAGILVGYARRADDGFDPALAATALVLLGLVLLVGPLRQAGALEIRAANLPVRSWAPPVAARLGDAVLVLLALVALAAALTLPAWLPLAATLLVGAGCAAVALDLARRRFRPPAGGGPIGRALRRHQPEFVLHFSAPPGSEYQVTMWLPYLERIGRPFLVVLREPEFLSTVAAATRAPVVLCPTLKALDEALVPSLRAAFYVNHGAKNAHVIRFHQLTHVQLHHGDSDKAPSANPVSAIFDKIFVAGPAAIDRYARAGVEIPAEKFVVVGRPQVEAIEVRREPAPASAHPTVLYTPTWTGHHADANYCSLPVAETLIRRLIDRGAAVILRAHPYTDRNPASARQLARLTELLAADRAKTGRPHLWGAAAARELTLTECVNRADALVSDVSGVISDWLYSGKPYAVTDTGADGPHFVARFPLAASGYVLRRDMSNVDEVLTALLDTDPKVAERWAARSRYLGDFPADSYAEAFLAAARRELEPDLAVPTPRAVV; translated from the coding sequence ATGCGTGGTGACCTGGTCCGGAAGCTGATCGCCCGGGTGCTGGCGAGCGGGCTGGCGGTGCTGGCCTTCCTCGTCGTGGCGCTGACCGGCGCCACCGCCGCCGGCCTCGCCCTGGCGGTCGCCGCGCTGGCCGCCACCGCCTGGGAACGCCGGGTCCGGCCCAGCGCCGACGGTCTCGTCGAGACGGTGCTGGTGGCCGCCGGGATCCTGGTCGGCTACGCCCGCCGGGCCGACGACGGCTTCGACCCGGCGCTGGCCGCCACCGCCCTGGTCCTGCTCGGTCTGGTGCTGCTGGTGGGCCCGCTGCGCCAGGCCGGCGCGCTGGAGATCCGGGCGGCCAACCTGCCGGTCCGGTCCTGGGCCCCGCCGGTCGCCGCCCGGCTCGGTGACGCCGTGCTGGTGCTGCTCGCCCTGGTGGCGCTCGCCGCCGCGCTCACCCTGCCGGCCTGGTTGCCGCTGGCCGCCACGCTGCTCGTCGGCGCCGGCTGCGCCGCGGTCGCGCTCGACCTGGCCCGGCGCCGGTTCCGCCCGCCGGCCGGTGGCGGTCCGATCGGCCGGGCGTTGCGCCGGCACCAGCCCGAGTTCGTGCTGCACTTCTCCGCCCCGCCCGGCTCGGAGTACCAGGTCACGATGTGGCTGCCCTACCTGGAGCGGATCGGCCGGCCGTTCCTGGTGGTGCTGCGCGAGCCGGAGTTCCTGTCCACGGTGGCCGCCGCGACCCGCGCGCCGGTGGTCCTCTGCCCGACGCTGAAGGCGCTCGACGAGGCCCTGGTGCCCAGCCTGCGCGCCGCCTTCTACGTCAACCACGGCGCGAAGAACGCCCACGTGATCCGGTTCCACCAGCTCACCCACGTGCAGTTGCACCACGGCGACAGCGACAAGGCGCCCAGCGCCAACCCGGTGTCCGCCATCTTCGACAAGATCTTCGTGGCCGGACCGGCGGCGATCGACCGCTACGCGCGCGCCGGCGTGGAGATCCCCGCCGAGAAGTTCGTCGTGGTCGGTCGCCCCCAGGTCGAGGCCATCGAGGTACGCCGGGAGCCGGCGCCCGCGTCGGCCCACCCGACCGTGCTCTACACGCCGACCTGGACCGGGCACCACGCCGACGCCAACTACTGCTCGCTGCCGGTGGCCGAGACGCTGATCCGCCGACTGATCGACCGGGGAGCGGCGGTGATCCTGCGCGCCCACCCCTACACCGACCGCAACCCGGCGTCGGCCCGGCAACTCGCCCGGCTCACCGAACTGCTCGCCGCCGACCGGGCGAAGACCGGCCGGCCGCACCTGTGGGGCGCGGCGGCGGCCCGGGAGCTGACGCTGACCGAGTGCGTCAACCGCGCCGACGCGCTGGTCTCCGACGTCTCCGGCGTCATCTCCGACTGGCTCTACTCCGGCAAGCCGTACGCGGTCACCGACACCGGCGCGGACGGCCCGCACTTCGTCGCGCGGTTCCCGCTCGCGGCCAGCGGCTACGTGCTGCGCCGGGACATGTCCAACGTGGACGAGGTGCTCACCGCGCTGCTCGACACCGACCCGAAGGTCGCCGAACGGTGGGCGGCGCGCAGCCGCTACCTGGGTGACTTCCCCGCCGACAGCTACGCCGAGGCGTTCCTCGCCGCGGCCCGGCGGGAGCTGGAACCGGACCTCGCCGTGCCGACGCCGCGCGCGGTCGTCTGA
- a CDS encoding alpha/beta hydrolase — protein sequence MGDTTVTRHLVLLHGMGATGEVWLPWAPLLERRWLAPDLAGHGWSPPLPEYSFAALAQRAAEGLGSVRLGPNDRLVLLGHSLGGVVALALAARQRHLPVDAVVGLGIKVAWSAAELAKADELAARPVTWFATRDEAARRYLRVSGLAGLFAPDHPVVDAGLRRENSPGRRGGDQRGDGRRPAATTGDQRGDGRRPPATTGGQRGDGRRPSAPIGDRWGDGRWPLATEVTTTGDQRGDGRWRLAMDPAAFAVGEPRLPALLSAVDVPVLLARGELDPMVSDAQLKELGVPVATLPGLGHNAHVEDPAAVLALLDAYL from the coding sequence ATGGGCGATACGACGGTGACCCGTCACCTGGTGCTCCTGCACGGGATGGGCGCCACCGGCGAGGTGTGGCTGCCGTGGGCGCCGCTGCTGGAACGCCGCTGGCTCGCTCCCGACCTGGCCGGGCACGGCTGGTCACCGCCGCTGCCCGAATACTCCTTCGCGGCGCTGGCGCAGCGGGCCGCGGAGGGCCTCGGGTCGGTCCGGTTGGGGCCGAACGATCGGCTGGTGCTGCTCGGGCACTCGCTCGGTGGCGTGGTGGCGCTGGCGCTGGCCGCCCGGCAACGGCACCTACCCGTCGACGCCGTGGTCGGGCTCGGCATCAAGGTGGCCTGGTCGGCGGCCGAGCTGGCGAAGGCGGACGAGTTGGCCGCCCGGCCGGTGACCTGGTTCGCCACCCGGGACGAGGCGGCCCGTCGCTATCTGCGGGTCTCCGGGCTCGCCGGGCTGTTCGCCCCGGACCATCCGGTGGTCGACGCCGGCCTGCGCCGGGAGAACAGCCCCGGCCGACGGGGTGGCGACCAGCGTGGGGACGGCCGTCGGCCAGCGGCCACGACCGGCGACCAGCGTGGGGACGGCCGCCGACCACCGGCCACGACCGGCGGGCAGCGTGGGGACGGCCGCCGGCCGTCGGCTCCGATCGGTGACCGGTGGGGTGACGGTCGTTGGCCGCTCGCCACGGAGGTGACCACGACGGGAGACCAGCGGGGGGACGGTCGGTGGCGGCTGGCCATGGATCCGGCCGCCTTCGCGGTGGGGGAGCCGAGGCTGCCCGCCCTGCTGTCCGCCGTCGACGTGCCGGTGCTGCTGGCCCGTGGCGAGCTGGACCCGATGGTGAGCGACGCGCAGCTCAAGGAGTTGGGCGTGCCGGTGGCCACCCTGCCCGGGCTGGGTCACAACGCGCACGTCGAGGACCCGGCCGCGGTGCTCGCGCTGCTCGACGCGTACCTGTGA